A single region of the Anaerolineae bacterium genome encodes:
- a CDS encoding Formamidopyrimidine-DNA glycosylase, which yields MPELPEVESIASRLREGTPGQAALVGAKILSAHVFWQRTLVTPSPDRFGETLAGQTIQAIGRRGKFLKIDLTDHTLLIHLRMSGDLWVEAVDQPLAQHSRLVINFVDQRRLTFHDPRKFGRVWLLTDPQTVLGGLGPEPFDTSLTAQVFYQRLQGIRRQLKPLLLDQRFLAGLGNIYADEALHCARLHPLHLSNQVTFAQANHLLECIRAVLSEGIRRHGASIDWVYRGGNFQNYFRVYRRSGLPCPTCGAPIQKIIVGQRGTHFCPQCQPLRREDG from the coding sequence ATGCCCGAACTGCCCGAGGTTGAATCGATCGCATCTCGTCTCAGAGAGGGTACGCCGGGGCAGGCTGCGTTGGTTGGGGCAAAGATCCTTTCGGCGCATGTCTTCTGGCAGCGGACGCTTGTTACACCCTCTCCTGACAGGTTTGGCGAAACCCTCGCCGGACAGACAATTCAAGCCATTGGACGGCGGGGCAAATTCCTGAAAATTGACCTGACCGATCATACGCTCTTGATTCATCTCCGAATGAGCGGTGACCTGTGGGTAGAGGCAGTCGATCAACCGCTTGCTCAACATAGCCGTCTCGTCATTAACTTCGTCGATCAGCGTCGCTTGACCTTCCACGACCCGCGCAAGTTTGGGCGGGTCTGGCTGTTAACCGACCCGCAAACCGTGCTAGGCGGTCTCGGCCCCGAACCTTTCGATACAAGCCTTACCGCGCAGGTTTTTTATCAGCGCTTACAGGGAATCCGTCGCCAACTGAAACCTTTGTTGTTAGACCAACGATTTTTAGCTGGCCTGGGCAATATTTACGCCGATGAAGCCCTGCATTGCGCCAGGCTGCATCCTCTGCACCTTTCAAATCAGGTGACATTCGCCCAGGCGAACCACTTGTTGGAATGCATTCGAGCGGTGCTCAGCGAGGGGATTCGCCGCCATGGAGCGAGCATCGATTGGGTGTATCGAGGGGGTAATTTCCAGAACTATTTTCGGGTTTACAGGCGCAGCGGATTGCCCTGTCCGACCTGCGGAGCCCCGATTCAGAAAATCATCGTGGGACAGCGGGGCACACATTTCTGTCCGCAGTGTCAGCCACTGAGGCGAGAAGATGGATGA
- a CDS encoding Ribose-phosphate pyrophosphokinase, producing MRNLHAHREINLYGDIKLFAGTACPALAADISNYLGIPLSGRDVIHFPNDNLWVKLHKSVRGQDVYVIQTTSAPVHQNLMELLIMLQTMRLDSAGRVTAVIPYLCYSRSDKKDKPRVPITARLVCDMIEIAGADRYITLDLHAGQIQGFFSIPGDVLSAFHILTAYIQRKQQHMQEPVVVAADLGFAKKGRNFAANLHVPIAFIEKRRTGKEDTPEALTLIGDVRDRDAIIVDDEIDTGSSVTSAVHLVKSMGAREIYLVCVHPILSRDAAEHLAALPIKEFITTDTIPLTEHKYQLLKDKITVLSVAPLLGEVIRRANQGRSVGEMFDE from the coding sequence ATGAGAAATCTTCATGCCCACCGAGAAATCAACTTGTATGGGGATATCAAGCTATTCGCTGGCACCGCCTGCCCAGCCCTGGCAGCAGATATATCGAACTATCTGGGCATCCCCCTGAGCGGCCGGGATGTGATCCATTTCCCTAACGATAATTTGTGGGTCAAATTACATAAAAGCGTCCGTGGTCAGGATGTGTATGTCATCCAGACTACCTCTGCGCCGGTGCATCAGAATTTGATGGAACTGCTGATCATGTTGCAGACCATGCGTCTCGATTCGGCCGGGCGGGTTACGGCGGTGATCCCGTATCTGTGTTATTCTCGGTCGGATAAGAAGGATAAACCACGCGTACCAATTACAGCTCGGTTGGTGTGCGACATGATCGAAATCGCCGGTGCCGATCGCTATATCACCCTGGATCTCCATGCAGGACAGATTCAAGGCTTCTTCTCGATCCCAGGCGATGTTCTATCTGCTTTTCATATCTTGACAGCTTACATTCAACGGAAACAACAACACATGCAAGAACCGGTGGTAGTGGCAGCCGACCTGGGCTTTGCCAAGAAGGGGCGGAACTTTGCTGCCAACCTGCACGTGCCAATTGCTTTTATCGAGAAGCGCCGCACCGGTAAAGAAGATACTCCCGAAGCGCTAACCCTCATCGGTGATGTCAGAGACCGCGATGCCATTATTGTCGATGATGAAATTGATACCGGTAGCTCGGTTACTTCCGCGGTTCATCTGGTCAAGTCAATGGGGGCACGGGAGATCTATCTGGTTTGTGTCCATCCGATATTGTCCAGAGATGCTGCGGAACATCTGGCAGCTTTGCCAATTAAAGAGTTCATTACCACCGACACGATTCCCCTGACCGAACACAAATATCAATTGCTTAAAGACAAAATCACGGTGCTTTCGGTTGCCCCTCTACTCGGCGAAGTCATCCGCCGCGCCAACCAGGGGCGCAGTGTCGGCGAAATGTTTGATGAATAA
- a CDS encoding putative periplasmic protein kinase ArgK and related GTPases of G3E family has product MSLAESVLQGNRLALARLLTQVENESQEGVEELNRLFPYTGKAHIVGVTGAPGTGKSSLVNQLVYAFRHPEGEQKPVRVAVVAVDPSSPFSGGAILGDRVRMRDVAGDADVFIRSTASRGALGGVAASTAKIVQVFDAAGFEMIFIETVGAGQAEVDIARLAHTVVVVEAPGLGDDIQAIKAGILEIADIIVLNKADRPLADNAERVLRTMLEMAGNRQKVEEGKPSNEWIPPLIRTIATEGKGIREVCEAIQEHGRYLHSSGEWGRRERLRLQTELENRLQAALLKRLQDSISIETYENLLNEIVSRQLSPYQALEILLDGVKQ; this is encoded by the coding sequence ATGTCATTAGCAGAATCGGTCTTGCAAGGCAATCGCCTGGCGTTGGCTCGCCTTTTGACCCAGGTTGAAAATGAATCGCAAGAAGGCGTTGAAGAACTCAATCGGCTCTTTCCTTATACCGGTAAAGCCCATATTGTTGGGGTCACCGGAGCACCCGGAACCGGCAAGTCATCTTTAGTCAATCAATTGGTTTATGCATTCCGTCACCCTGAGGGCGAGCAGAAACCTGTCCGGGTTGCCGTGGTGGCTGTAGATCCTTCCAGTCCATTCAGTGGGGGGGCTATTTTAGGTGATCGCGTTCGAATGCGAGATGTTGCGGGAGATGCGGATGTGTTTATCCGCTCTACAGCCTCGAGAGGCGCCCTGGGAGGCGTGGCAGCCAGCACCGCGAAGATCGTCCAGGTTTTCGATGCGGCGGGTTTCGAGATGATCTTTATTGAAACGGTCGGCGCGGGGCAGGCTGAGGTGGACATCGCCCGTCTGGCTCATACGGTCGTTGTGGTCGAGGCGCCGGGTTTAGGCGACGATATTCAAGCAATCAAAGCGGGTATTTTGGAGATCGCCGATATCATTGTTTTGAATAAAGCTGACCGCCCACTCGCAGATAATGCGGAACGAGTGCTGCGGACGATGCTCGAAATGGCAGGTAACCGCCAGAAGGTGGAAGAAGGGAAGCCTTCCAATGAGTGGATACCGCCGCTAATCCGCACAATAGCCACCGAAGGCAAAGGTATCCGCGAAGTCTGTGAAGCTATTCAGGAACATGGTCGCTATCTGCACTCGAGCGGTGAATGGGGCCGTCGCGAACGGTTACGCCTCCAAACCGAATTGGAAAACCGATTACAGGCAGCCTTGCTAAAACGCCTTCAGGATTCTATCTCTATTGAGACTTATGAAAACCTCCTGAATGAAATCGTCTCACGGCAACTCTCCCCCTATCAGGCGTTAGAAATTCTATTGGATGGAGTCAAGCAATGA
- a CDS encoding B12 binding domain of Methylmalonyl-CoA mutase, producing MSERKIRVLIAKPGLDGHDRGAKVVARALRDAGMEVIYTGLRQTPEMVAEAALQEDVDVVGLSILSGAHMALVPRILDLLRAQGQENVKVFVGGIIPDEDIPHLLEMGVMGVYGPGTLTEQIIKDISAAVGRVDQTSPR from the coding sequence ATGAGTGAACGAAAAATTCGAGTTCTGATTGCCAAGCCTGGTCTGGATGGCCATGATCGGGGAGCAAAAGTGGTGGCGCGAGCCTTACGGGATGCCGGGATGGAAGTGATTTACACCGGCTTGCGCCAAACCCCGGAGATGGTGGCAGAAGCAGCTTTGCAGGAAGACGTTGACGTGGTTGGGCTTTCGATTTTATCCGGCGCCCATATGGCATTGGTGCCGCGCATACTCGATCTGCTGCGCGCCCAGGGTCAGGAAAATGTCAAGGTTTTTGTAGGTGGGATTATTCCCGATGAAGATATTCCCCATCTGCTGGAAATGGGTGTGATGGGTGTATATGGGCCTGGCACCTTGACCGAACAGATCATCAAGGATATCTCCGCCGCGGTTGGACGAGTCGATCAGACATCCCCAAGGTGA
- a CDS encoding Nicotinamidase, whose product MNAESTPIETLPLPPFYNPQKVGEVWRVPYQERAVEARQWAKRYQIQPAQCDTFKIALVAIDVQNTFCIPDFELFVGGRSGMGAVEDNRRLCEFLYRYLHRITRVVVTLDTHRAFQIFHPVMLINDQGEHPGPVTLITLQDVQSGKWRFNPQAAFSLGIDEAYGQQQLLHYVEELAKRGKYDLTIWPYHAMLGGIGHALVSAFEEAVFFHTITRSSQAHFEIKGDAPLTENYSAIRPEVMQDLWGRPLAEPHPYFLQLLQDYDAILVAGQAKSHCVNWTVGDWLEEIQRIDPDLARKIYLLEDCMSPVVVPEVIDYTEMAEAAFARYAEAGMHRVRSTEAMETWLMTN is encoded by the coding sequence ATGAACGCAGAATCAACCCCTATCGAAACCTTACCTCTTCCTCCCTTTTATAATCCCCAAAAAGTGGGCGAAGTTTGGCGTGTTCCCTATCAAGAACGCGCCGTAGAAGCTCGCCAGTGGGCAAAACGTTATCAAATTCAACCTGCCCAATGCGACACTTTCAAAATCGCCCTGGTTGCCATCGACGTCCAGAACACCTTTTGTATCCCTGATTTCGAATTGTTTGTCGGGGGGCGTTCTGGTATGGGCGCAGTGGAAGACAACCGCCGCTTGTGTGAATTTCTCTACCGCTATTTGCACCGCATTACCCGAGTGGTGGTCACCCTGGATACCCATCGCGCCTTTCAGATTTTTCATCCCGTCATGTTGATTAATGATCAGGGTGAGCATCCTGGCCCGGTAACCTTGATCACCCTGCAAGATGTGCAGAGCGGTAAATGGCGATTTAACCCTCAGGCCGCTTTTAGCCTGGGCATTGATGAGGCATATGGACAACAACAACTGCTTCATTACGTGGAAGAGTTGGCGAAACGAGGCAAGTACGATTTAACGATCTGGCCCTATCACGCCATGTTAGGTGGGATTGGTCATGCGCTGGTGTCAGCTTTTGAAGAAGCGGTTTTCTTCCATACCATTACGCGCAGCAGTCAGGCACATTTTGAGATTAAAGGAGATGCCCCTTTGACGGAAAATTATTCCGCGATTCGCCCTGAGGTGATGCAGGATTTGTGGGGCAGACCTCTGGCGGAGCCTCATCCTTATTTTTTGCAATTGCTGCAAGATTACGATGCCATTCTGGTGGCCGGTCAAGCCAAGAGCCATTGCGTTAATTGGACAGTAGGAGACTGGCTTGAAGAGATTCAACGGATTGACCCGGATCTGGCGCGCAAGATCTATTTGCTTGAGGACTGCATGTCACCGGTGGTGGTGCCAGAGGTAATTGATTACACCGAGATGGCAGAGGCAGCCTTTGCCCGCTATGCCGAGGCGGGGATGCACCGCGTCCGCTCCACAGAGGCAATGGAAACTTGGTTAATGACAAATTAG
- a CDS encoding Helicase loader DnaI yields the protein MGDPNCPICHGLGYVRWDVPVEHPKFGRVEICECRTSQSRHQVYQRLYAYSHLENLNHLTFENFNPRGRAGLYPQEANSIEMAYRQARTFAETLQGWLFLQGGYGCGKTHLAAAIANAAVQLHVPTLFLTVPDLLDSLRATMADADSRFEDHFNEIRTVRLLILDDFGTQNATPWAQEKLFQIINYRYINRLPTVITTNLRLDQIEGRIRSRLEDPDLVTKVVILAPDYRRPMDELGMHEFAMFPRLQQCTFENFDLRKNEGLPADALRELEAAYRAARQFAEKPTGWIVFNGPSGSGKTHLAAAIHNYRRQVGQPSRFVDVGELLNALRATFSPSSPESLDERFEDVRRAPLLILDDLGGQTSSPWSNEKLYQIIHFRYLAELPTVITLGKMREELEPRLLTRIEDRRLCHIYPLPVPSYTAIPRSPSKPTRRRQK from the coding sequence GTGGGAGACCCGAACTGTCCCATTTGCCACGGACTGGGCTATGTGCGCTGGGATGTACCGGTAGAACACCCAAAATTTGGGCGGGTGGAGATTTGTGAATGCCGCACCTCTCAGAGCCGTCATCAGGTTTATCAGCGATTATATGCCTACAGTCATCTGGAAAACTTGAATCATTTGACCTTTGAGAATTTTAATCCTCGCGGACGAGCCGGGCTGTATCCTCAGGAAGCGAACTCAATCGAAATGGCTTATCGCCAGGCGCGCACTTTTGCTGAAACCTTGCAAGGTTGGTTATTCCTGCAGGGCGGTTACGGGTGTGGAAAAACGCATCTTGCAGCCGCTATCGCCAATGCTGCGGTACAACTGCATGTCCCTACCTTATTCCTTACCGTCCCCGACCTCCTGGATAGCTTGCGAGCTACCATGGCGGATGCAGATAGTCGTTTCGAGGATCACTTCAATGAAATTCGCACGGTTCGCTTATTGATTTTAGACGATTTCGGCACCCAAAATGCCACCCCTTGGGCGCAGGAAAAATTGTTCCAAATTATCAACTATCGCTATATCAATCGCCTGCCAACTGTGATTACCACGAATCTGCGCCTTGATCAAATTGAAGGACGGATTCGCTCGCGTTTGGAAGACCCTGATCTGGTGACCAAAGTGGTGATCCTGGCGCCTGATTATCGGCGTCCGATGGATGAATTGGGAATGCACGAGTTTGCCATGTTCCCCAGGCTACAGCAGTGCACCTTCGAAAACTTCGATCTGCGCAAGAACGAGGGGTTGCCGGCTGATGCTTTGCGCGAGTTGGAGGCTGCTTATCGAGCGGCACGTCAATTTGCCGAGAAACCAACCGGCTGGATTGTGTTTAACGGTCCGTCTGGCAGTGGCAAGACCCATTTAGCGGCTGCGATTCATAATTATCGCCGCCAGGTTGGTCAACCGTCCCGCTTCGTGGATGTAGGTGAGCTATTGAACGCATTGCGGGCGACCTTCAGTCCATCGAGCCCCGAATCCCTGGATGAGCGCTTTGAAGATGTGCGCCGTGCGCCGCTGTTGATCCTGGATGATTTGGGAGGACAAACCAGTTCTCCGTGGAGCAACGAAAAGCTCTATCAGATTATCCATTTTCGCTATTTAGCCGAATTGCCAACTGTGATTACCTTGGGCAAGATGCGTGAAGAGCTTGAGCCGCGCCTGCTCACGCGCATTGAAGACCGACGTTTGTGCCATATTTATCCTTTACCGGTGCCGTCTTACACAGCTATCCCGCGCAGTCCTTCAAAGCCAACCCGACGAAGGCAAAAGTGA
- a CDS encoding DnaD/phage-associated domain protein: MRAIKAFSGFSSSKRSSVPIPSEFFQELLADIEDINELKVILYTLWFMHRRGSVVPYIQITDFQQDVAFMEGLVCGDSNPEQALSLALSQAVERGVLLHATVRANGREIALYFLNSALGRAAVEAIQQGRWRYQADTARPIEIGRQPPNVYRLYEQHIGPLTPLIAEVLREAEDTYPPEWIEEAIQIAVERNARNWRYVEAILKRWKEEGKGERKTGADSQEALRQYSEQWQKPVRKPR, from the coding sequence ATGCGAGCCATCAAAGCCTTTTCTGGTTTTTCGAGCAGTAAACGTAGCTCGGTACCCATTCCATCTGAGTTTTTCCAGGAACTTCTGGCAGACATTGAAGACATAAACGAACTTAAGGTCATCCTGTACACCTTGTGGTTCATGCATCGGCGCGGAAGTGTGGTGCCTTATATTCAGATAACAGATTTTCAGCAGGATGTGGCTTTCATGGAGGGGTTGGTTTGTGGTGACTCGAACCCTGAGCAAGCACTCTCGCTGGCGCTCTCGCAAGCTGTCGAACGAGGAGTGCTTTTACACGCTACGGTGCGGGCAAATGGCAGAGAAATTGCGTTATATTTCCTTAACTCTGCTCTTGGGCGGGCAGCGGTAGAAGCAATTCAGCAGGGCAGATGGCGTTATCAAGCTGATACAGCGCGCCCAATCGAAATCGGTCGGCAGCCTCCAAATGTCTATCGTCTCTATGAGCAGCACATCGGACCGCTGACTCCGCTTATTGCGGAGGTATTACGGGAAGCAGAGGATACCTATCCACCCGAATGGATCGAAGAAGCCATTCAAATCGCCGTCGAGAGAAATGCGCGCAACTGGCGGTATGTCGAGGCAATCCTGAAGCGTTGGAAGGAAGAAGGTAAAGGTGAGCGAAAAACTGGAGCAGATTCTCAAGAAGCTCTCCGACAATACTCCGAGCAGTGGCAAAAACCCGTCCGAAAACCGCGTTGA
- a CDS encoding Replicative DNA helicase: MEPFYPPEETSPPSPPLVPYNREAEEAVLGSVLINPEAYFEVASFLRPEDFYLIRHRWIWECFTHLYETRTPIDYLTVTEELARRGKLEEAGGAAYISYLITNVPTSLHAQAYGRIVEAASIRRQMMSAANEIAKLAVKEETTVEDLMDEAEKAIFGVSERRLERDLKTIRAVLGEYYDHLEEIVLRGEETAGIPTGFIDLDRLLVGLQPSDFIIVAGRPGMGKTAFLLSVAKYVAQVKRKHVAIFSMEMSNEQLVQRLLSQETGIDSQKLRTAQLDTDEWQVLTQAIESLRNVQIFLDDTPALTPLQMRTKCRRLHLEFGLDLVLVDYLQLMSSGMRHENRVQEVSYLSRSMKILARELNVPVVVAAQLSRAVEQRADKEPQLSDLRESGSLEQDADVVIFLHRPAEHKNDPLKQNIIELRVAKHRNGPVGNIELVFRDKIAKFENAATRVIDLTQL; the protein is encoded by the coding sequence ATGGAGCCGTTTTATCCACCTGAGGAGACTTCCCCTCCCAGTCCTCCGCTTGTCCCCTATAATCGCGAAGCAGAGGAAGCTGTCCTGGGATCGGTCTTAATCAACCCCGAAGCCTACTTTGAGGTTGCCAGTTTTCTACGCCCTGAAGATTTTTATCTCATCCGCCATCGCTGGATTTGGGAATGTTTTACCCATCTTTACGAAACCCGCACACCAATTGACTACTTAACTGTCACGGAAGAGCTGGCGCGGCGTGGAAAGCTGGAGGAAGCGGGAGGAGCTGCCTATATTTCCTACCTGATTACCAATGTTCCCACTTCTCTGCACGCTCAGGCTTATGGGCGAATCGTCGAAGCCGCTTCGATCCGTCGCCAGATGATGAGCGCCGCGAATGAAATTGCCAAGTTGGCGGTCAAAGAAGAAACGACGGTAGAGGATCTGATGGATGAAGCCGAAAAGGCGATTTTCGGCGTTAGTGAGCGACGTTTAGAGCGCGACCTGAAAACCATCCGCGCCGTGTTAGGGGAATATTATGATCACCTCGAGGAGATCGTCCTGCGCGGCGAAGAAACGGCCGGTATCCCGACGGGCTTTATTGACCTCGATCGGCTCCTGGTTGGGTTACAACCCTCGGATTTCATTATCGTTGCCGGTCGGCCTGGTATGGGCAAAACGGCTTTCTTGCTTTCGGTGGCAAAATATGTGGCGCAGGTCAAACGGAAACATGTGGCGATCTTTTCCATGGAAATGTCCAACGAGCAATTAGTTCAGAGGTTGCTTTCTCAGGAGACGGGCATTGATTCTCAAAAACTGCGCACAGCTCAATTGGATACTGATGAATGGCAGGTGCTAACTCAGGCGATCGAGTCGCTCCGCAATGTGCAAATCTTCCTGGATGATACCCCGGCTCTCACGCCGCTGCAAATGCGCACCAAGTGCCGCCGGTTACATCTCGAGTTTGGTTTAGACCTGGTTCTGGTGGACTACTTGCAGTTGATGAGCAGTGGGATGCGCCATGAAAACCGCGTGCAGGAGGTGTCCTACCTCTCGCGCAGCATGAAGATTTTAGCCCGCGAATTGAACGTGCCGGTTGTGGTTGCCGCTCAGCTCTCTCGAGCGGTTGAACAACGCGCCGATAAGGAACCGCAACTCTCCGATTTGCGCGAAAGCGGCAGTTTGGAACAGGATGCTGATGTCGTCATCTTTCTCCATCGCCCGGCTGAGCATAAGAACGACCCGCTCAAACAGAATATCATCGAATTGAGAGTTGCCAAACATCGCAATGGCCCCGTTGGTAACATAGAACTGGTCTTTCGGGATAAAATTGCCAAATTCGAGAACGCTGCCACGCGGGTGATCGATCTCACCCAACTCTAA
- a CDS encoding Succinate dehydrogenase iron-sulfur protein: MEVKVKILRFNPETDKRPHYQTFRVEAEPTDRVLDLLEKIKGYQDGSLAFRRSCAHGICGSDAMRINGVNRLACKTLVKDVGKGTITVEPLLGLPLIKDLIVDMEPFFEHYESVMPYLINDEPPPLKERLQSPEERERFDDTTKCILCAACTTSCPSFWSNDRYVGPAAIVNAHRFIFDSRDRAAAERLRILSDQFGVYRCHTIFNCTLACPREIQITKAIGEVKKAIATGSLD, translated from the coding sequence ATGGAAGTTAAAGTCAAAATCCTGCGATTCAACCCCGAAACCGACAAGCGTCCTCACTATCAGACCTTTCGCGTTGAAGCAGAGCCAACCGACCGCGTTTTGGATTTGCTGGAGAAGATCAAAGGCTATCAGGATGGTAGTTTAGCTTTTCGCCGTTCTTGCGCTCACGGCATTTGCGGCTCGGATGCCATGCGTATTAACGGCGTGAATCGCTTAGCCTGCAAGACGTTAGTTAAGGATGTGGGGAAGGGGACGATTACCGTTGAACCGTTGTTGGGATTGCCGTTGATCAAAGACCTGATCGTGGACATGGAGCCTTTCTTTGAGCACTACGAATCGGTGATGCCCTATCTGATCAACGATGAACCGCCGCCCTTGAAAGAACGGCTGCAGTCGCCTGAAGAGCGCGAGCGCTTTGACGATACGACCAAGTGCATCTTATGTGCTGCCTGCACAACTTCGTGTCCCTCGTTTTGGTCAAACGATCGCTACGTTGGCCCGGCAGCAATTGTCAACGCCCATCGCTTCATTTTTGATAGTCGCGACCGTGCTGCAGCGGAGCGCTTGCGCATTCTGAGCGATCAGTTTGGCGTCTATCGGTGTCACACAATATTTAACTGTACCCTCGCCTGCCCGCGTGAGATTCAGATCACCAAAGCCATTGGAGAGGTGAAAAAGGCAATCGCTACCGGGAGTTTAGACTAG
- a CDS encoding Succinate dehydrogenase flavoprotein subunit, with translation MRFHQYDVVVVGAGGAGLMAALYASKTATTAVISKLYPTRSHTGTAQGGVGAALGNLEEDHPEWHTFDTVKGSDYLGDQDAIEFMCTEAVRAVYELEHMGLPFSRTPDGRIAQRPFGGHTNNITGKPVRRSCYAADRTGHMILQTLYQQCLKNNVTFYDEFQVLDLIMVNGVAQGVVAIELATSEIHVFHANAVVIATGGHGRIWKITSNAYALTGDGIAIALRRGIPAEDMEFFQFHPTGIYKLGILITEGVRGEGGVLINGKGERFMEHYAPRVKDLASRDVVSRAMYLEMREGRGIDGKDYLYLDVRPETVNKFAALDGRTRPDGSPYRVTAEELLSKLPDIIDFCRTYLGIDPIQQPMPVQPTAHYAMGGIPTNRFGEVVIDEKNKVLPGLYAAGETACVSVHGANRLGTNSLLDLLVFGKHAGLRAAEYACQSQFQTLPKDVADFALEQLDSLRRCKGEGERVSTIAEEMKEVMMEHVGVFRTAEGMQQALTKLRELKERFRNLKLDDCGKVFNTELLNAWEIGNLLDLALVTTASALARKESRGAHAREDYPKRDDKNWLKHTLAWLKEDGEVKLRYKPVVITRYPPKERTY, from the coding sequence ATGAGATTTCACCAATACGATGTTGTGGTTGTAGGAGCTGGTGGGGCAGGGTTGATGGCGGCGTTGTATGCTTCGAAAACGGCGACAACGGCAGTGATCAGCAAACTCTATCCAACTCGTTCGCACACCGGCACAGCGCAAGGAGGCGTTGGCGCAGCGTTGGGCAACCTTGAAGAAGATCACCCCGAATGGCACACCTTCGATACGGTCAAAGGCAGTGATTACTTGGGCGACCAGGATGCCATTGAATTTATGTGCACCGAAGCCGTGCGGGCGGTTTATGAGCTGGAACACATGGGCTTACCCTTCTCGCGCACACCCGATGGGCGTATTGCTCAACGGCCGTTCGGTGGGCATACCAACAACATTACCGGAAAGCCGGTGCGCCGTTCCTGTTACGCCGCCGACCGCACCGGACACATGATTTTACAAACGCTTTACCAGCAATGTCTCAAGAATAATGTCACCTTCTACGATGAATTTCAAGTCTTAGACTTGATCATGGTTAACGGCGTGGCACAAGGCGTGGTGGCAATCGAACTGGCAACCAGCGAAATTCATGTTTTCCATGCCAACGCGGTGGTCATTGCTACCGGTGGGCATGGTCGGATTTGGAAAATCACCTCGAATGCTTATGCGTTGACCGGGGATGGGATTGCCATAGCCCTGCGGCGCGGCATCCCGGCTGAGGATATGGAATTTTTCCAGTTTCACCCCACCGGCATCTACAAGCTGGGCATTCTGATCACCGAAGGGGTGCGCGGGGAAGGTGGAGTGCTGATCAATGGAAAGGGCGAGCGCTTTATGGAACACTATGCTCCGCGCGTCAAAGACCTGGCTTCCCGCGATGTGGTCAGCCGGGCTATGTACCTGGAGATGCGCGAAGGACGTGGTATAGACGGGAAAGATTATCTCTATCTGGATGTCCGCCCTGAGACGGTCAATAAATTTGCTGCCCTCGATGGGCGCACCCGCCCGGATGGCAGCCCGTATCGGGTAACGGCTGAAGAATTACTTTCAAAATTGCCGGATATTATCGATTTTTGCCGCACCTATCTGGGAATTGATCCGATTCAACAGCCTATGCCGGTGCAACCCACTGCCCATTATGCAATGGGCGGCATCCCTACCAATCGCTTTGGGGAAGTAGTGATTGACGAAAAGAACAAAGTATTGCCAGGGCTATATGCGGCTGGTGAAACAGCCTGTGTTTCTGTCCATGGAGCAAACCGTCTTGGCACCAACTCGCTCTTAGACTTGCTGGTCTTTGGCAAACACGCTGGCTTGCGGGCGGCCGAATATGCCTGCCAGTCCCAATTCCAAACCTTACCGAAAGACGTGGCTGATTTTGCCCTCGAGCAATTGGATAGCTTACGCCGTTGCAAAGGTGAGGGTGAACGGGTTTCAACAATTGCCGAAGAGATGAAAGAAGTGATGATGGAGCATGTTGGCGTCTTCCGTACCGCGGAGGGAATGCAGCAGGCTCTAACCAAATTGCGTGAGTTGAAGGAACGCTTTCGGAACTTGAAGTTGGATGATTGCGGCAAAGTGTTTAACACTGAGTTGCTGAATGCCTGGGAGATCGGCAATTTGCTAGACCTGGCACTGGTAACCACTGCTTCGGCTCTGGCGCGCAAGGAGAGTCGTGGCGCCCATGCCCGCGAAGACTACCCCAAACGGGATGATAAAAACTGGTTAAAACACACTCTGGCCTGGCTGAAAGAGGATGGTGAAGTCAAATTGCGCTATAAGCCGGTTGTTATTACCCGATATCCGCCGAAGGAACGAACTTATTAA
- a CDS encoding Succinate dehydrogenase cytochrome b-556 subunit: MTAKLQTWWQGLRYRGGGTMIAWLLHRLGGLAMVVFVGMHIFASFLTQQFGSDVGTAINIVYESPYFQAPLYFLVIFHALNGLRIILLDTFPKLLEYQREVTWLQWIVFIPLYGLAVFFIVARIISGE; encoded by the coding sequence GTGACAGCGAAACTTCAGACCTGGTGGCAAGGCTTACGCTATCGCGGTGGTGGAACAATGATTGCCTGGCTGCTTCATCGTCTGGGGGGATTGGCAATGGTTGTGTTTGTCGGAATGCACATTTTTGCTTCGTTCTTAACCCAGCAGTTCGGCAGTGACGTTGGCACGGCGATCAATATTGTGTACGAATCACCTTATTTTCAAGCGCCACTCTACTTTTTGGTCATCTTCCATGCCTTGAACGGCTTGCGGATTATCCTTTTAGATACTTTCCCAAAGCTCTTAGAATATCAACGCGAGGTTACCTGGTTGCAGTGGATTGTCTTTATCCCTCTCTACGGTTTGGCGGTATTTTTTATCGTTGCTCGCATTATCAGCGGTGAGTGA